The sequence below is a genomic window from Thiomonas intermedia.
CAAGATCGACCAGTCCTTCGTGCGCGACATGGTCAACGATCCGAAGGATTTCGCCATCGTGTCGGCCGTGGTCACCGCCGCCAATCTGCTGGGCCTGGAGGTCATCGGCGAAGGCGCCGAGACGCTGGAGCATCTCTCGGTGCTGGCGGCGATGAACTGCACCCTGGCGCAGGGCTATGCCATCGCCCGGCCCTTGCCGGCCGAGGCCGTGGCCACCTGGGTGCAGACCTGGGTGCGGCCCGCGGCCGATCTGCGCGCCTCTGAGTTTCCGCATGAGGTGGAGGTCGCGCAGCGGCGCCGGGTCGAGCGCCTGCAACAGGCCGTGCGCGGCGAAGTGCCCTTTCCCGATCATGTGCTCGAAGCGCAGGCCGAGAACCAGTGTCACCTGGGCCTCTGGCTCAATGGCCAGGGCCGTCTGTACTACGGGCGCGATCCGCGCTATGGGCTTCTGATCGAACAGCATGCCGAGATCCACGAACTGGCCCGGCAGGCCAAGATGGCGCTGGACCTGGGCGATCTGGCCGCCGCCCGCCGCTTCGGTCAGGATGTGGCCGAGCTCAGCATCATCGTGCTCGATGGCATCCGCCAGCTCAGTGCCACGCCGGAGAGGGTCACTCCCTCTCAGGACTGAGCCGCAGCCGCCGCCGCGGCCGCCACCACCTCGCCGAGCTCGATGACCGCCAGCGCGTAAAAGGCCGATTGGTTGTAGCGGGTGATGACGTAAAAATTGTCGGTGCCCAGCACATAGTCCGGATCTGATCCGGCATTGGGCAGCTGCACCACGGCCAGCTTGCCCGCATAGGCGCGGGCCTGGGGCAGCAGGGGCAGCCCCATCGCCGCCAGCTGATCGGCGGTGAAGGTCGGGGTGATGTCCGGGCCGAGCAGGGTGTCGAGCGTGGCCTGCGGCAGATCGGGCGGCAACTGCAGCGGGAAATGCGCGGGCTGCCCGCGTACCCAGCCCTTGGCCGCCAGATAGCTGGCCACCGAGCCGATGGCGTCCGCCGGGTCGTTGATCAGATCGATGCCGCCGCCCTGGTCGAAATCCACCGCGTAGCGCAGGATGCTCTCGGGCATGAACTGCGGCATGCCGATGGCGCCGGCGTAGGAGCCGCGCACTTTCAGGGGGTCGCGCGCGTCCTGGGCGCACCATTGGAAGAAGTCGCCGAGTTGCACGCCGAAATAGGCACTGCGGTCGCGCGGGGCCTGCGCGGGGTAGCGCAGCGCCAGGGTCGAGAGCGCATCGACCACGCGGAAGTTGCCCATGTTGCGGCCATAGATCGTCTCCACCCCCAGAATGCCCGCGACGATGTGCGGCGGCACCCCGTAGCGTTCCTGCGCCCGTTGGAACCACACGCCGAATTCCTGCATGAAGTCGCTGCCTGCGCCGATGCGAAGACTGTCGAGAAAGCGGCTGCGATAGATCTTCCAGCTCTTTTTGCCGGGCGGGCCGGGGAGGATGAGCCGCGCCACCGTGGCGCTGTATTGGGCCTTGGCGATGAGCCGCGTTATCAAGGCTTCGGGGAGGTCGTTGCGCTCGACGATGCGCGCAGCCAGGGCCTGCACGCCGCTGGCGCTCCAGTCACCCAAGGCGGCCGCGGGAGCCGAGGCCTGGGCCAGCGGCGGCGCCGAGGCCGATGGCAAGGTCTGCGCGCGCGCGGCCTCGGGCAGCAATGCGCTCAGCGCCAGGCCCGCGCCAGCCTGCAGGCAAAGGCGGCGCCCGGGGTTGCGGGGATGGGGGGCGGCTGGGACGAATATTTTGGGCATCATTCACTTCGGCGGGCAGGCGGCAACGCAACATCTTCGCACGTTGGCGGGCTGGCGCGCCGGGGGGGACCGCAGCAGGGTCTGTGCTTCAAGCTGTTGTCACATTCCGCATGTAACGTTTCGTCCTGTTTGGTAACGAGTTGCATGAATGACTTTCCCTGATGGAGTTCGAGATGCCCCCAATCCCCGCCAATCCTTCGCGACGCCAGGCCCTGAAACTGTTCGGAGGCGTTCCCCTGATTCCCCTGAGCGCTGGGCTGGGAGGCTCAGTCCTGCTCGCCGCCTGTGGCGGTGGCGGCGGCACCGCGAATGCGGCCTCCCCGACGGCCACCGCGTTCAGCGCCATGGCTGCGCCCGACCTCAGCGCGCCCACGACCATGGCGACCACCAGCGTGGCCTCGGCCCTCAAGGTGGCGTATAGCGATGGCAGCAGCCAGACTTATCCGCTGGGCTACCAGGCCTTCTTCATCACCGGCCAGTCGGTGCCCGACGGCAACGGCGGCAGCCTGATCGCCGGAGGTTACTTCGACATCAACGGCAATCCCATCATGGACACCTCCGTGGCGGGCAAGGAGCGCCAGTTCTTCTCCGACGCCCCCGACGGCACCTCGCTGCTGACCGTGCCGAACGCCAAGGTGGCCGACGTGAAGGGCAACACCGTGTTCGCCGTGGTGCAGTTCGAATACACCAGCCTGGACCAGGCCGGCGTCTCGGCCTACGGCACCCTGCCGTCGCCCATCGCCGTGCTCACCCTCGACCAGGACCCGGCCACCGGCAAGCTCAGCCTGGTGAAGTCTTTCAACGTGCCCACCAAGCCTGCCAACGGCTTGTGGATCACCTGCGGCGCCAGCCTCACGCCCTGGGGCACGCATCTCAGCAGCGAGGAATACGAGCCGGATGCTGCGGCCATCGCCAAGAACACCCAGTTCCAGGCCTACATCACCAATCTGTACGGCGACTCCAACGCGCTCAACGACCCGCAAAAAGCCAACCCCTACCTCTACGGCCACATGCCCGAAGTCACCGTCAACCCCGACGGCACGGCCACGGTGGTCAAGCACTACGGCCTGGGCCGCATCTCGCATGAGCTCATCCAGGTCATGCCCGACCAGCGCACCTGTCTGATGGGCGACGACGCCACCAACGGCGGCCTGTTCCTCTTCATCGCCGACAAGGCCGCCGATCTGTCGGCCGGCACGCTTTATGTCGCCCAGGCCACGCAGACCAGCCCGGCGGGGCAGGGCACCGGCACCTTCACCCTGAAGTGGATCAACCTGGGTCACGCCACCAGCGACGAGGTGCTGGTCCTGGCCCAGGCCGCGGCGCAGAACGGCGGCGCCCCCAGCATCATGGACGTGAAGACCGCCGACCCCGCGCTCGCCACCCCGCCCGCTACCGGCTACACCCAGGTCTGGCTGGGCGGCAAGAAAAACTGGATCAAGCTCGTACCCGGCCAGGAAAAAGCCGCCGCCTTCCTCGAAACCCACCGCTACGCGGGTCTGATGGGCGGCACCATGGCCTTCACCAAAATGGAAGGCACCACGGTGAATGCCAAGGACAAGGTCGCCTACTCGGCGATGTCCTACATCCAGGCCTCGATGACCGACGGCAGCATCCCCGGCTTCAAGGTCGCCGGGCCGAAGGCGGGGGCGGTGTATGCGCTCAACCTCAAGGGCGGCCAGGCCGATGCTGGCGGCACGGCGATGAACAGCGACTGGGTGCCCGTGGACATGGCCGCACCTGCCGCGCTGGTGGGGGAAGACCTTGCCACGCCCGATGCCCTGGGCAACCTCGCCAACCCGAACAAAATCGCCAATCCCGACAACATCAAGTTCTCGGAAAAGCTGCGCACCCTGTTTATCGGCGAAGACAGCGGCATGCACGTCAACAACTTTCTCTGGGCCTACAACGTCGACACGAAAGCGCTCAGCCGCATCCTCTCCACGCCCTCGGGCGCGGAAAGCACAGGGCTGCAGGGCGTGGACGACGTGAACGGCTGGATGTATGTGATGAGCAACTTCCAGCACCCCGGCGACTGGGAGATCAAGACCGTTACGTCCAACGGCGTGACGGACACCACCGGCCTGCACGCCAAGGTGTTCAGCACCCTGGAGCCGCTGATCAACGCCAGCTACGAGGGTGGCTACGGTGCCGCCGTGGGCTACATCACCGGCCTGCCGCCCACCGCCAAGGCCTGAATCGCGCGGTGACCAAGCAAGCCCGCCTCGCGCGGGCTTTTTCTGCTGGTTTATCCGGGTGCCAAGGCCCTGACAAATCGGCATACTCCACCCACTACCGTGCGACGCGACGCGGGCAAAAAATATTGGAGGCAGGTTCGTGGTCAACGCGAACCCGAGGTGGATGTCTGCTGAATTGCCGCTGGACTGGATTTTCGAGAAGACGCCCAAGGGCCGCGACGAGCTTGCCACCCGCGCCCACGGCCTGCTGCCCGGACAGCGCAACCTGCTCATCCTGGCCGACGGCCACCGGCCTGTTCGAGAGCTGCTCAAGGCGGGTACTGATCCCAAGCGCTGCCTGCAGGCCTTGCGCGGCCTCATCGACGAGGGCTATCTCGCCCGTGGCGCGGTCGGTGCAGCCGGGCAGGCCCCCGGCCCGGCCGCCGCTGCGACCACGAGCGCCGCAGCGGCTACGGCCGCCGCCAGTCCGCACGCCCTGCTCATCGCCCTGGTGGAAGAACAGTTCGGGGCGCAGGCCCCCCGGCTGGTGCAGAAGATCGAGCAGCACCCCGATACGCCCGAAGGCCGTGCCGCCGCCGTGCAGGCCTGCGTCAAGTTCATCCGCCTGTTCATCGACGAAAAGCAGGCCACCGCCTTTGCCCAGCGTGCGCAGGAGCTGCTGCCGCGCTAGACCAAAACGCCTTTCGCCGTGTCGTCGCGCCATGGCCGGGCTCCATCACCACCTCTGCGCGAGCGTTTCAACCCACTTGGAGACAACACCCTATGAAAACAATGTTCAACCCCCGCCGCACCCTGCAAGCCCTCGGGCTGGCCGCTGGTCTGGCCCTGTCGGCGGTGGCCGCCAACGCCTGGGCCGATGCCCCGGTGCTGATGTCGCCCCAATGGGCCAGCGAAGCCTGCACCGCATGGAACAACACCCCCGAGCTGACCAACGGTCTGAAGGGCGAGTTCATGCACGACGACAAGGGCCGCGGCTACAAACTGGTGGAGATGTACCGCACCGATTGCGGCAAGGACACGGTGGTTGAACTCAAGTTGCAGCTGCAGAACGACAAAGCCATGTGCGTCTCCGGCGGCGCACCCACCCTCAAGCCCAATTTCGATGTCGATTTCCTCATGCATGCCAACACCAAGCAGTGGGAGGAAATGGGCAAGGGCGAATACGGTCCGATGAAGGCCATGATGTTCGGTCGGCTGGAGTTCCAGGGCCCCAAGATGGTCGCCATGCGCGCGATGGACCCGTTCAGCGCCTTCCTGCTGCTGGTCGGCAAGGTGCCCAGCACCACCGCGACTTGCCCGAAGTAAATCGGCAGGCAGCCAGGCTGCAAGGACGACGGCGTGCTCAAGCACGCCGTTTTTCATGGGCGCATCAAGTCAGCACAATGTCGTACTGTTGCTGCGAGAACGCGGGTTCGACCTGCAGCGAGACGGGCTTGCCGATGAAGTCCGACAGCGACGCCAGGTGCTGGCTTTCTTCTTCGAGGAACAGGTCGATCACGTCGGCGGCGCCGACGATGCGGAATTCGCGCGGGTTGAACTGCTTGGCCTCGCGCAGGATCTCGCGCAGGATCTCGTAGCACACCGTGCGCGCCGTCTTCACCTGCCCGAGGCCGCTGCAGGTGGGGCAGGCTTCGAGCAGCATGTGCGCCAGCGAGTCGCGGGTGCGTTTGCGCGTGAGTTCGACCAGCCCCAGTTGCGAGAAGCCGCTGACGGTGACTTTCACCTTGTCTCGGGCGAGCGATTTGCGCAGTTCGTCGAGCACGGCGGCACGGTGCTGGACGTTGTGCATGTCGATGAAGTCGATGATGATGATGCCGCCCAGATTGCGCAGCCGCAGTTGCCGGGCGATGGCCTGCGTGGCTTCCAGATTGGTGCGGTAGATGGTGTCGTCAAAGTTGCGGGCGCCCACGAAACCGCCGGTGTTGACGTCGATGGTGGTCATGGCCTCGGTCTGGTCGATGATGAGGTAGCCGCCCGACTTGAGGTCGACCCGCCGACCCAGCGCGCGCTCGATCTCTTCGTCCACGTTGGCGGTCTCGAACAGGGGGCGTTCGCCGCGGTAGAGCTGCAGGCGGTTGCTCACCCGGGGCATGTACTCGGCCGCGAAGGCCTGCAGCAGCTCGAAGTTTTCGCGCGAGTCGATCTGGACGCTGCGCGTGGCATCGCTCACCAGATCGCGCAGCACGCGCTGCGCCAGGCTCAGCTCCTGGTAGACGAGGGTGCTGGGGCTGGCGTCGTGGGCGCGCTGCTGGATGGCAAGCCAGGTCTTGCGCAGATAGGCGATGTCTTCGGCCAGCTCGGCGTCGCTCGCGTCCTCGGCATTGGTGCGCACGATGAAACCTTGTGAGCCGCCGGCCTCTGCCGCCAGCAGCGCGCTCATGCGTTCGCGCAGCGCGGCGCGTGATTCGGCACCGTCGATCTTCTGCGAAATGCCGATGTGGTCGTCTTGCGGCAGGTGCACGAGCATGCGACCGGCCAGGCTGATCTGGGTGGTGAGTCGCGCGCCCTTGGTGTTGATCGGGTCCTTGAGCACCTGCACCATCAGGGTCTGACCTTCGTAGAGCAGTTTCTCGATGGGCTGCACGGGCGGGGCGGGGGCATCGGCGGCGGCGTCGGTGTTCACGGGGACCGACTGCCGCTGCCACAGATCGGCCACGTGGAGAAAGGCGGTGCGCTCCAGTCCGATCTCGATGAAGGCCGACTGCATGCCGGGCAGCACCCGAACGACCTTGCCGAGATAGACGTTGCCCACCAGCCCGCGCTCCAGGCTGCGCTCGATGTGCAGCTCCTGCACGGCGGCGTGGGCGACCAGGGCGACCCGGGTTTCCTGCGGGGTGATGTTGATGAGAATGTCTTCGGGCGTGGGGTTCATGGCGACGAGGTCTTGACTTCTTGGGAATGGGGGGCGCCCGGCCAGCCCGCGGCGCGCAACAGCCTCAGCGTCTCGAACAGCGGCAGGCCGATGATGCCGCTGGCGCTGCCGCTGATCTGCTCGACGAAGGCCGCGCCGAGGCCCTGCATGGCATAGGCACCGGCTTTGCCGAAGGGTTCGCCGGTGGCGATGTAAGCGGCGATGTCCTGGTCGCTCAAGGGCGCGAAGCGCACCTGCGAGGTTTGCAGTGCCGCGTGGCGCACTGCGCCGCGTTGCACGCAGACCGCGGTGAGCACTTCGTGCGTCGCACCGGAAAGGGTGCGCAGGATGCGCGCAGCATCAGTCGCGTCCTGCGGCTTGCCGTAGATGCGGCCGTCCAGCGTCACGGTGGTGTCGGCGCACAGCAGCAAGGCCGACGCGGCGGCCTGGTCGGGATGGCGCCGGGTCAGCCGTTCGCGCGCCGCCTCCAGCTTGAGCCGGGTCACGCGCTGCACATAGTCGGCGGCCATCTCGCCAGGCAGCGCGGCTTCCAGCGCTTCGCTGTCTTCTTCGGGCTGCGGCGCGAGCAAGGCGAAGGGCACGCCGACCTGTCGCAGCAAATCCTGGCGCCGCGGGCTGGCGGAGGCCAGGTAGAGGGTGACGGCGGGCGTGCCGCTCGGGTCGGTAGGCATGCGAGGTCGGGTAAGGGTGGAGCAGCTATTGTCCGTGCAAACGCGGTTGCGCGAGGTTTGCGGCGTCGGCTCCTGATCCGGCACGTTGACATTTGAACCGGCGCCCCACCCCGGCCCTCCCCACAAGTGGAGAGGGAGGGAACACGCCTCCCCCACGACGTGGGGGAGGTTGGGAGGGCTTACGCAGATCGCGCGCAGCGCAGTTCTCTCCTCCCCCACAGCGTGGGGGAGGTTGGGAGGGGGAGACCCTTGCATGGCGCGGTCCATGATCCGTTCATCTTTCCCAAGGCCGGATCAATAGAATCTCCCGCCATGCATATTCATATTCTTGGCATTTGCGGCACGTTCATGGGCGGCGTGGCGGCACTGGCGAAGGAGTCCGGGCACCGGGTGACCGGCTGCGACGCGCAGGTCTATCCGCCCATGAGCACGCAGTTGCAACAGTTGGGCATCGATCTGGTCGAGGGCTATGGCGCCGATCAGCTCGCGCTCAAACCCGATCTGTGGGTGATCGGCAATGTGGTGTCGCGCGGCAATCCTTTGATGGAGGCGATTCTCGATGCCGGGCTGCCTTATGTCAGTGGGCCGCAGTGGTTGGCCGAGTATGTGCTGCAGGGCCGTTGGACCCTGGCCGTCGCCGGCACGCACGGCAAGACGACCACCACGTCGATGCTGGCGCACATTCTCGATGTCGCGGGGCTGAATCCCGGTTTTCTCATCGGCGGCGTGCCGCTGGATTTCGGCCAGTCAGCGCGGCTGGGGGGCGACAAGACTCCCCACCCCAACCCTCCCCACGCGTGGGGAGGGGGCGATCTCACCTCCTCCACAACGTGGGGGAGGCCGGGAGGGGGAGGTTTTTTCGTCATTGAAGCCGACGAGTACGACACCGCGTTTTTCGACAAGCGCTCCAAGTTCGTGCATTACCGCCCGCGCACGGCCGTGCTCAACAACCTGGAGTTCGACCACGCCGACATCTTCCCCGACCTCGCGGCCATCGAAACCCAGTTTCATCATCTGGTGCGTACCGTGCCGCGCAGCGGTCAGCTCGTGGTCAACGCGCCGTCGGAAGCGCTGGCCCGTGTGCTGGCGCGCGGCTGTTGGAGCGAGGTCGCGCGCTTCGATGATGGCGAGCAGGGTTGGTCGGCACAAGGCGGCGAACAGCAGTTCGAGGTGCGGCTGCGCGGCCAGCGCATGGGCGAGGTGCGCTGGGGGCAGACCGGCGCGCACAACCGCAGCAATGCCCTGGCCGCCATCGCCGCGGCCCGGCATGCCGGGGTGTTCGCCGACGAGGCCTGCGCCGCGCTGTGCAGCTTTCAGGGCGTGAAGCGCCGCATGGAACTGCGCGGTACGGCCGGCGGCGTGCAGGTCATCGACGACTTCGCCCATCACCCCACCGCGATCGCCACTACCCTTGCCGGCCTGCGCCAGCAGATGCAGGCCGATTCCCAGGCTGCTTCAGGCCGCATCCTGGCCGTGTTCGAGCCGCGTTCCAACACCATGAAACTCGGCGCCATGAAGGCGCTTCTGCCCGATGCCCTGTCGGGCGCCGACCTAAGCTTTGGCTATGCCGGCGGCCTGGGCTGGAATCTCGCCGAAGTGTTGCAGCCGCTGGGCGCGAAGGCGCGGGCGTTCGACGATCTGGGGGCGCTGGTGGCCGCCGTCGCGGCGGCGGCGCGGCCCGGTGACCGTGTGCTGGTGATGAGCAACGGCGGCTTCGGCGGCGTGCACGACAAGCTGCTGCAGACGCTCGCCGCACGCGCACCAGGCGTTACGACCACTCCTCAATCCTGAAAGTCATCCATGTCCGGCAACACTCTCGGCCTGCTGTTTGCAGTCACCACCTTTGGCGAATCTCACGGCCCGGCCATCGGTTGCGTCATCGACGGCTGCCCGCCCGGCATGGACCTGTGCGAAGCCGACATCCAGCCCGATCTCGACCGCCGCCGCCCCGGCACCAGCCGCCATGTGACGCAGCGGCAGGAAGCCGATCAGGTGGAAATTCTCTCCGGCGTGTTCGAGGGCAAGACCACCGGCACGCCCATTGCCCTGCTCATCCGCAACACCGACCAGCGCAGCAAAGACTACGGCAACATCCTCAACACCTTCCGCCCCGGTCACGCCGACTACACCTACTGGCGCAAGTACGGCCTGCGCGATCCGCGCGGCGGTGGCCGTTCATCCGCACGGCTGACCGCGCCCATCGTCGCCGCCGGTGCGGTGGCCAAGAAGTGGCTGGCCGCGCATCACGGCGTGGCCGTGCGCGCCTGCATGACCCAGCTCGGCGAAGTGCCCATCCCGTTCCAGACCTGGGATGTGGTGCATCAGAACCCGTTCTTCTCGCCCAACGCCGACCTCGTGCCCGAGCTTGAGGCGTATATGGACGCGCTGCGCAGATCGGGCGATTCGGTCGGCGCGCGCATCATGGTTGCGGCCAGCGGCGTGCCCGCAGGCTGGGGCGAGCCCCTGTACGACAAGCTCGACGCCGACATCGCCCACGCGCTGATGGGGCTGAACGCAGTCAAGGGCGTGGAGATCGGCGCGGGCTTCGCCAGCGTGGCGCAGAAGGGCACGCAGCATGGCGATGAGCTCACCCCGCAGGGCTTCACCTCCAACAACGCCGGCGGCGTGCTCGGCGGCATCAGCACCGGGCAGGACGTGGTGGCGTCGATGGCCATCAAACCCACATCGAGCATCCGCCTGCCGCGGCAATCGGTGGACATGCACAACGCGCCCACCACGGTGGAAACCCATGGTCGGCACGACCCCTGCGTGGGCATCCGCGCCGCGCCCATCGCCGAAGCGCTGGTGGCCATCATCCTCATCGACCACGCCCTGCGCCACCGCGGGCAGTGCGGCGACGTGCAGTTCGACGTGCCGCCGATCGCGGGACGGCGCTGAAGGGATTGGTCCCGCCGACAGGAATCGAACCTGTATTTGCCGCTTAGGAGGCGGCCGTTCTATCCATTGAACTACGGCGAGGTGAGCGCGGGATTGTAGGGGCTCGCGCAGGATCAGCGGCTGTCGCGCAGGCGCTGGTGGAGGTGCTCGGCGATCGCGTCGCGGGTTTGTTGGGTGAGGGCGCGGCGGGTGGGGGCGCGCAGCGGGGCGAGGTAGTCAACCTCGACGCGCAGGGGCGCGGCGGCACTCATGCGCCACAGGCTGCCGACCATGGTTTCGTCGCCGACGTACGAGGCGGCGCGGCTGAAGCGGCCGCTGCGCTGGTCGGCATAGAACAGCACCACGGGCTGCACCGCAGCCGGGCAATCGGCCACGCAGGCGGCCTGGAACAGATTGGCATGGAAGGGCAGCAGGTCGTGGCCGTAGCTGGTGGTGCCTTCCGGGAACACGCCGACGTGGTGGCCTTGCTGCAGACATTGCGCCATTTGGTGGATGACGCGCACGACGTCTTGGGCCCGCTCGCGCTCGATCAGCAGGGTGCCCACGCCGCGTACCAGGGGGCCGATGAGGGGCCACTGCGCCGCCTCGGCCTTGGAGACGAAGCGCACGGGCTGGACGGCGTTGATGGCGAAGATGTCGATCCACGATACGTGGTTGGCCGCCACGAGGCTGGGCGTCTGCAGCGGTGTGCCGTTGACCTGCAATGCGAGCCCGCTGAGATGCAGCAGCTGCGCCGACCAGTCGCGGATGTGCTGGCGCTTCTCGGTGTCGGACAGTTCGGGAAACCGGTTTTGAATGATGCGCTGGCCGCGAACCGCATGCGCGCTGAGCCGGGTCAGCCGTGTAGCGAAGCGCACCGGCGCGCTGACGCGGCGCAGCCTGGGCGCCGTAACCGAAGCGGGCAGTTCGGCCGGCAGGGCCGCTGACGCGGCGGCGCGATCCGGCGCGGTGTTCATGCAGGGCTTGCGACGGGCTGGGCGCTCCACACCACGCGGCCGTCGATCACGGCGTGCCGCACGCGGCCGGGCAGCTCCTGTTCGGCCAGGGGGGTGTGGCGGCTCTGGCTGTGCAGCGCGTCGGGCGTGGCGTGCCAGCGGGCCTGCGGATCGACGAGGATGCACTCCGCGGCGGCGCCGACTTCCAGCGTGGCGGGCGGCAGGCCGGCGGCCTGGGCGGCACGATGACCGACGCAGCCGAGGGCCTGGACCAGCGGAAGGCGGGTGTCGGCGGCGAACTGCAGCGCGGTGGACAGCAGCAGCTCCAGCCCGGTGGCGCCGGGCGCGGCGTCGGCGAAGGTCTGGGTTTTGTCGTCGGCGCTGATGGGGGTGTGGTCGGAGCACAGGGCGTCGATGGTGCCGTCGGCCAGGGCCGCGCGCAGGGCGTCGCGGTCGCGCTGCTGGCGCAGTGGCGGGTCGAGCCGGGCGCGGGCGTCGAAGTAGCCGATGTCCAGGTCGGTGAGCATCAGGTTGTTGATCGACACGTCGCAGGTGAGCGGCAGCCCTTCGGCCTTGGCCTGCCGTACCAGCGCCACCCCGGCTGCGCTGGAGAGTTTGCTCACATGCACGGCGCAGCCGGTGCCGCGCATGAGTTCGAACAGGGTGTGCAGGGCCACGGTTTCGGCCATGGCGGGCACGCCGCTCAGGCCCAGGCGCTGGGCATAGGCGCCGCTGGCGGCGATGCCGCCGCGGCTGAGCGAGGCGTCTTGCGCGCGCAGCCAGACCTTGTAGCCGAAGGTGCTGGCGTATTGCATGGCGCTGTAGAGCACCTTGGTGTCGGTCACGGGACGATCGGCCTGGGAGAAGCCGATGCAGCTTGCCCGGGTCAGTTCGGCCATTTCGCTCAGCCGTTCGCCCTTGAGCGCCTTGGTCAGCGCGCCCAGCGGATAGACGCGGGCACGCTTGAGGCGGCGGGCGCGCCAGCGCAGCATTTCCACCAGGCTGGGTTCGTCGAGCACGGGATCGGTGTCGGGCGAGCAGACCACGCGGGTGACGCCGCCGGCCAGCGCCGCGTTGAGTTCGGTTTCCAGCATGCCCTCGTGCTCGTAGCCGGGCTCGCCCAGGCGGGCGCAGAGGTCGATGAGGCCGGGCAGGACGATGAGGCCGCGCGCATCGAGCGTCTGGTCGGGGGCGAAGCCTTCGGGGGGTCGGCCGACGGCGACGATGCGCTCGCCGGCGATGGCGACATCGCCCTCGGCATCGAGTCCGCGCATAGGGTCGATGAGGCGGCCGCCGCGGATCAGAAGTTGCGTGGTGCTCATGCGGGGCTTTCCGTGGAGGCGACGATGGACAGTACCGCCATGCGCACGGCGATGCCGAAGCGCACCTGATCGAGGATGACGCTGCGCGGGCCATCGGCCACTGCGCTGTCGATCTCGACACCGCGATTGATCGGTCCGGGGTGCATGACGATGACATCGGGCTTGGCCAGCGCCAGGCGTTCGGAGGTGAGGCCGTAGGTCATGTTGAATTCATGCGCCGACGGCAGCAAAGCGCCCGACATGCGCTCGTTCTGCAGCCGCAGCATCATGATGACGTCGGCGCCGCGGATGCCCTCGGCCATGTCGTGGCAGACCCGCACACCCATGTCGCGCAGATTGTCGGGCGCCAGGGTTTTGGGGCCGACGGCGCGCACCTCGGCGGCGCCCAGCGTGGTGAGCGCGTGGATGGCTGAGCGCGCCACGCGCGAATGCACGATGTCGCCGACGATGGCCACCGTCAGGTTGCTGAAGTCGCCCTTGAAATGACGGATGGTGTACATGTCCAGCAGACCCTGGGTGGGGTGGGCATGGCGGCCATCGCCGGCGTTGACGATGTGCACATGCGGCGGCGTGTGTTGGGCGATGAGAAAGGGCGCGCCGCTGTCGGCGTGGCGGACCACGAACACATCGGCATCCATCGCCTCGAGGTTGGCGATGGTGTCGAGCAGCGACTCGCCCTTGGAAGTACTTGATCGCTGGATGTCGAGATTGAACACATCGGCCGACAGACGTTGCGCCGCGATCTCGAAGGTGGTGCGGGTGCGCGTGCTGTTCTCGAAGAACAGGTTGAACACGCTCTTGCCGCGCAGCAGCGGCACCTTTTTCACTTCGCGGCTGCCGAAGCTCACGAAGCCCTGCGCGGTGTCGAGGATGTGCGTGAGCACGTCGCGCGGCAGGCCTTCGGGGGTGAGCAGGTGGCGCAGCTCGCCGTGCTTGTTGAGTTGGGGGTTGTGGGCGCGGGTCATGTTCACCAGCTCGGTTTATGGGCTCACGAGGTCGAAGCGAAAGCGGATGCCCTCGATCACGTCTTCATCGCGCAGCAGCGCCAGAGAAACCGTGTCGGGCAGGGTGAGCGTGCTGGCGGCGATCTGCGGGCAGATGGGCAGCTCGCGGCCGCCGCGGTCGACCAGCACCGCC
It includes:
- a CDS encoding dihydroorotase, whose product is MSTTQLLIRGGRLIDPMRGLDAEGDVAIAGERIVAVGRPPEGFAPDQTLDARGLIVLPGLIDLCARLGEPGYEHEGMLETELNAALAGGVTRVVCSPDTDPVLDEPSLVEMLRWRARRLKRARVYPLGALTKALKGERLSEMAELTRASCIGFSQADRPVTDTKVLYSAMQYASTFGYKVWLRAQDASLSRGGIAASGAYAQRLGLSGVPAMAETVALHTLFELMRGTGCAVHVSKLSSAAGVALVRQAKAEGLPLTCDVSINNLMLTDLDIGYFDARARLDPPLRQQRDRDALRAALADGTIDALCSDHTPISADDKTQTFADAAPGATGLELLLSTALQFAADTRLPLVQALGCVGHRAAQAAGLPPATLEVGAAAECILVDPQARWHATPDALHSQSRHTPLAEQELPGRVRHAVIDGRVVWSAQPVASPA
- a CDS encoding lysophospholipid acyltransferase family protein, producing the protein MNTAPDRAAASAALPAELPASVTAPRLRRVSAPVRFATRLTRLSAHAVRGQRIIQNRFPELSDTEKRQHIRDWSAQLLHLSGLALQVNGTPLQTPSLVAANHVSWIDIFAINAVQPVRFVSKAEAAQWPLIGPLVRGVGTLLIERERAQDVVRVIHQMAQCLQQGHHVGVFPEGTTSYGHDLLPFHANLFQAACVADCPAAVQPVVLFYADQRSGRFSRAASYVGDETMVGSLWRMSAAAPLRVEVDYLAPLRAPTRRALTQQTRDAIAEHLHQRLRDSR
- the mpl gene encoding UDP-N-acetylmuramate:L-alanyl-gamma-D-glutamyl-meso-diaminopimelate ligase → MHIHILGICGTFMGGVAALAKESGHRVTGCDAQVYPPMSTQLQQLGIDLVEGYGADQLALKPDLWVIGNVVSRGNPLMEAILDAGLPYVSGPQWLAEYVLQGRWTLAVAGTHGKTTTTSMLAHILDVAGLNPGFLIGGVPLDFGQSARLGGDKTPHPNPPHAWGGGDLTSSTTWGRPGGGGFFVIEADEYDTAFFDKRSKFVHYRPRTAVLNNLEFDHADIFPDLAAIETQFHHLVRTVPRSGQLVVNAPSEALARVLARGCWSEVARFDDGEQGWSAQGGEQQFEVRLRGQRMGEVRWGQTGAHNRSNALAAIAAARHAGVFADEACAALCSFQGVKRRMELRGTAGGVQVIDDFAHHPTAIATTLAGLRQQMQADSQAASGRILAVFEPRSNTMKLGAMKALLPDALSGADLSFGYAGGLGWNLAEVLQPLGAKARAFDDLGALVAAVAAAARPGDRVLVMSNGGFGGVHDKLLQTLAARAPGVTTTPQS
- the aroC gene encoding chorismate synthase, with the protein product MSGNTLGLLFAVTTFGESHGPAIGCVIDGCPPGMDLCEADIQPDLDRRRPGTSRHVTQRQEADQVEILSGVFEGKTTGTPIALLIRNTDQRSKDYGNILNTFRPGHADYTYWRKYGLRDPRGGGRSSARLTAPIVAAGAVAKKWLAAHHGVAVRACMTQLGEVPIPFQTWDVVHQNPFFSPNADLVPELEAYMDALRRSGDSVGARIMVAASGVPAGWGEPLYDKLDADIAHALMGLNAVKGVEIGAGFASVAQKGTQHGDELTPQGFTSNNAGGVLGGISTGQDVVASMAIKPTSSIRLPRQSVDMHNAPTTVETHGRHDPCVGIRAAPIAEALVAIILIDHALRHRGQCGDVQFDVPPIAGRR
- a CDS encoding aspartate carbamoyltransferase catalytic subunit; protein product: MTRAHNPQLNKHGELRHLLTPEGLPRDVLTHILDTAQGFVSFGSREVKKVPLLRGKSVFNLFFENSTRTRTTFEIAAQRLSADVFNLDIQRSSTSKGESLLDTIANLEAMDADVFVVRHADSGAPFLIAQHTPPHVHIVNAGDGRHAHPTQGLLDMYTIRHFKGDFSNLTVAIVGDIVHSRVARSAIHALTTLGAAEVRAVGPKTLAPDNLRDMGVRVCHDMAEGIRGADVIMMLRLQNERMSGALLPSAHEFNMTYGLTSERLALAKPDVIVMHPGPINRGVEIDSAVADGPRSVILDQVRFGIAVRMAVLSIVASTESPA